GTATAATACCTTTGTCATGTAGAGGGAATTTTGGGTTGCGGATTGCATAGGGATACCTCCTTGGTAATAGGATATATATAAAACCGCCAGATGTGCGCAATCTGGCGGTTTTAGTAGGAAAAGGACTTCGTTTGCAGGGTGATAAGTCATTCCATTTCATGCTACTGTGTGTTATTATTAATATGGAAAGATGTGGCAAAGGAAGTGATTGCAATTGGAACGAATAACAGTTCTTGAAAACGACATGCCACAAATCGGTCTGTTTACAAGAACCATAACACAAGGTGATGAATATGAACTTGTAAAACAGTTTGTTGAGTATTATTGTCATCAATTTCAACGCAATAATAAAAAATTAAATCTCGCAGTATTTATAGAACCTCGGGTTTCATCTGGATTCCCAGATATTGTGCTTGCATCATACCTTCCATCAATAGTAAACAACTGGTCGGATGAACGAAAAAACCTTACAGTAAACGACTTAAAGATACTTTCTCACTTGCTGTTGACCCGTGGTGTGAACGGCTCCCATTTGATTTCAAGCTTGAAGTTGCCGGAAAAACAAACATTAACCTCGCTTGAAAAATTGCTTGATGCCAAGTTGATTTCGTATAGAAACAAATGCTGGCGTCCACGTGAGTTGCGTGATGTTTTTAGCATAATCAAGCTTATTTCAGTCGAAGCAAAAATCAACAATATTAACCGAGTTGTGGAGCAATCTTTAATTAATACATGGTTTGCGTCACATTCTTATGCACTTACAAATGTTTCAAAGCCACAAAATGAAACATTGAAAGCGTTTTCTCAACATGGTATTGGCCTTTACTGTAAGAAAAAGAGTTTTCAAAAAATCCTCGAAGCTAAACAAATAACCTTGCCATCCAGCTATCAATCACTACAGTTTAATGAGTGGATTGGCAATAATCTTGCCGTATGAGGGAGAATTGTATGAAAAGCTTTGATAAATTACGAGCTCCCTTTACAAATGTCTCTTTACTTGCAAGAGGTGTTGGTGAGATTATCGATGTAAATTGGGCTGCAATTGCCGCTCATGACATGGCATATCAGTACCCACTTTCACAAGAATGGGGTTCATTATAATGTTGTCAACAAACCCGTCCTTCTGACACCTTCTTTATTGTATCATTTTTCTCTCAAATTCTGGAGGGCTCCGGCTCGTCACAAGGTTGAGCAACAAGGCTACAAGGCTTGCATGGCACTTTTGAAACTAGCCGACAAGTATTCCATTGAGCGACTGGACGCTGCTTGCGCCAAAGCGTTATCTTATACAGAACAGGCAATACTTAAATCAGGCCGGGATAAGATTCAAGAAGAATCCTATGTATTTCCTTCCTCCTCCGAATATGGTCTTACTCGTGGAGCCGACTACTTCAGCAAGAGGATGCGTTATTCTCCGATATCCCCGAATAGTATGCGAAGGTAATCCTGCCTTCCATTGATGATTCGGGCTACGGAGATATATCCGTTCTCAACGCGGTAAAAAGCCAGATGTTTTTCGCATACAAGAAAGCGCAGGTCTGTTTTGCAGCCCGTCTTCACCTGAACAGAAGGTCCCAAAAAAGGTTGCTCCTTAAGGCGGCCACAAGAATCAAGAATACTTTTTTTGATCCTTGCCGCCGCCTGTGGATTATAAAGAACGTTTGAGATGTAGTCGCTCATCTCCTGCAAATCGTTCAACGCCTCGGGGGTATACCTGACCTTCATTTTTCAACTCCCAAACGGCTGTACATATCATCCTCCGGGATCCAGTCGGCATCGGTCTTAACGGACTGCCACCCCTTTTCAACCTCACTTACAAGCTGCTTCATCGCTTTTGCCTTAAGGTATTCGGCGTTTTCTTGCGAGACAAGGAACGGAAGACCCCCGGCATTGAGTGATTGTTGGATAAATATATTGACGGCGTTTGTCAGCGTCAGGCCATATTTTGCAAAAATCATCTCCGCTTTCTGCTTGATCTCGGGATTAATCCGCATTTGGAAGCTGGAGGTCTTGGCCGCATTCGTCACGTTAGGGGTGTTATATTCGCTCATATCTATCAGCTCCTTCATCTCTATTATACCCAAACCAGGGCCAATGTAAATACATTATCACTACATATCAGCCGGATGATCAATAAATGCCTATACACAGCCGAACGCATTGCACTCTCTCCGCGCTGCTTCACGTATTCTGTCAAGTCCGCTCAATGCTTTACCGGCGCTTTCACCCCGTCCCCCTGACACGTCCCAATATTCCGGCTAAAGAGTTGATATTGCAATGCAATTAGCATATAATATATATGCATTGAATTGCGAAAGGAGTTGATTACCGTGGCCAATACAACAAATTTCAGCGTCCGTATGGACAGCGACGTTAAAAAACAGTGCGAGATGCTTTACGGAGAGCTTGGCATGAACCTAACGACGGCCATTAATGTGTTTTTAAGACAGTCGCTTCGGGTCGGTGGTTTCCCGTTTGAGGTAAAACTGGGCACGCCGAACAACGCTACCGTCGCCGCCATGAAGGAAGCCGAACGCATTGCCGTCGCCCCCGACGCAAAACGATACAGCGATGTAGAGGAAGCGCTGAGGGAGCTTAAAGTATGACACTGGACATTGTTTACGACACAATTCAAGCAGGACTACAAGCTGGCGATGAAACGTGGGCTTGATATCGAATTGCTGGATAACATCATCCGACTGCTCGCCAGGGGAGAACCACTGCCGGAAAAGAACCGTGACCATGCGCTGACCGGGAATTGGGCAGGGCACCGGGAATGCCACGTTCAAAGCGACTGGCTGCTAGTGTACCGCGCCGATAACGGCGTTCTTGTTCTGACACTGACGCGTACGGGCTCTCATAGCGATTTATTCGGTAAGTAAAGTACGTGCACTCCCCGGCAGCTATAAACCGGCTGCTTTCAGTTTAAACCTGGAGTTTCTTCTTTATGATAAACTGAACTAAATGGAGGTGTTACTTGTGAGTTTACTAAAGCGAATAACTACCGACCCGGAAGTTTGTCACGGAGCAGCTTGTATAGCCGGGACCAGAATCCCCGTTTCAGTTATTTTAGATAACCTCGCAGCCGGCTCAAGCCGGGAGGAAATTCTGAAAAATTATCCGTCTTTATCCCCCGCCGACATAGATGCCACCCTGGCTTATGCCGCCTTACTGGCCAAAGAAGAACATTTAGCCCTTTGACCGGAGATAAGTCATGAAAATAAAAATTGACTAGAACCTCCCCATTGCAGCAGCTGAGCGGTTTAACGCTGCAGGACATGATTCTGAAACGGTATATTCTGAAGGAATAGAAAGCTGCTCTGAACTGTCGATTTAAATTCCAGGTGCAAAATGTGGTGAATGATCTAATTGCATGTATTATATTTTCTAAAATTAGCATACTATGTATTGACATTGTAAGTGATTTATCTTACAATATAAAGTCAGAAAGGAGCTGATACTATGGCAACTACAAGTGTAACAATCCGTATGGACGAAAACCTTAAAAAGCAGGCCGAAACACTTTTTGATGAAATGGGCTTGAACATGACCACAGCTATAAATATTTTTGCAAAAGCCGTTGTCAGGCAAGGTAAAATACCTTTTGAAATCGCCGCAGACCCGTTTTTGAGCGAGGTCAACCAAGCGCGTATAAGAGAAAGCCTTGAGCAGTTGAAAAGTGGGCAGGTGATGGTCAAGACAATGGAAGAATTAGAGACTATGGCCGATGAGTAAATCATTGACTTTTGCACAGAACGCATGGGAGGACTATTTATATTGGCAAACGCAGGACAAGAAAACGTTACGCCGTATCAACCAGTTGTTGCAAGATATCCAGCGCAATAACTTTGAGGGAATAGGCAAGCCGGAACCGCTCAAAGGCGATAAAACGGGATTATGGAGCCGCCGAATTGACGAAACTAACCGAATTTTATACCGCGTTACCGACACCACAATTGAGATTGTACAATGCCACACCCATTACGGCGACAAATGACGCACAAGGCATGCTCAACCTGATCAGCCTGTCGGGAGCGATAATGTCATAACCAATTTCAGGTACGGGATAACTTGGAAATAGCTCAACCCTACGTGCTGGATCCGGCGCTGTACTGGACACCTACACCTGAATCTGGATGGCTGTCAGAAAACTTCTAATATCTATATTGGAAATGTTGTCAACAACCCCGTCCCCGTGACCGACGTGACCGACCGATGTAATTAGCTCAAATAATGATTTTCCTTTAATATTTCCAGATATTGAGATAATTGCGAGTTATTAAATTTTGTGCCTTTAATCCTTTTAACACCGTTAATTATATCAATATCACTTTTTCCTTCGCTACCAACCAAGTTGCATGCAACATAATCTAAAGTTGCAATTCCCTCTAATTCAAAGGCTGTCTTATTGCCAAATCTACTTATCACATACTCAACAGTTTTCTTGTCCTCAGAAGAAAGCTCTTCCCCCTCACACCTAGAGGAATCCATAACACTAATAGTATGGGTTCGCCCTGTAGTATCTATTTCTATTACCTCATCACTTTCCAATCTATGCAAAATATTATCAAGCTTAGCGCTATAAGGTCCAAAAAAGTGTATATTATACCCTAAATCAAACTCGACGCCTTTTCTCTCAATTAAGTACATTAATTTCTGGACTGCCTTTTTACCAAGTTTCCTATCTTCGCAGATACTTTCCAAAGTTTTAATATAACGCCTCAGATTATTCACCATATTCCCCCTCTCAAAGAGTTTCAATTAATACTTTTTAAATATTCGATTGCATCATTACCTTTTTCCTCGCACACATAAAGTCTTTCTATATTTATTTTTTCGGTCAAATTTGAAATAATATGCGACTCATCAGAAATCGTACTTGGCTGATCAATTTTCTTGTTTACTATCACAATAGCCTTTTCGTTTTCTATGTCAACTTTCATTGGAATTTTATGCGGCATCTTATCGGCAGAATAATCCTCAATAAAAAATTCAGCGCCAAATTCTTTGAACAACAGCTTTTTCTGACTTTCAAAATACCGCTTATCTCCCGATTGAGGATGAGGCTTTGTTTCTAATATAGCAGGAAAAACTGACCGCTGGATTATTCTCTTGCAATCAACAACATCATTAAAATGTTCCTTCATTAGTTGAAAGACTCTACTGTCATCCCATTTAATATATTCGTCAACAGAATCAGGATATGTACCATTAGGTAGTATTTGTTCTAATGCACGCGCAAAAATAATATCAAAAAATCTTCTGGTTCTATGAAAATATACTTGCACAAACATAAAGTATCTTGCTAAAACGAATTCCTCAAACGCTTGAACTCCACCATGTTCAATCGCCAAACGTGGAATTCCTTCCTGCAAAAAAACCGTTAAACAAGAAACCAATCGCTCGACATCAAATTTGCCGTAATTAACCCCACAATACAATGAATCTCTTAACAAATAATCCATTTTGTCACAATCCAATTCACTGTCCATAAAGCTATTTAAAAATACAAACTCTGAGTTTTCGCCAGCATCTCTACCATTATATATGCCACAAATTAGTTCTGGAGTAATATCATATTTTTCTCCATACTGTTGAGCATATTCTTTTCCGATCTCCCGAATATAATCTGCTATACATGTTTCTTTAATTATTTTTTCTGTGAAATCCTCATGTTTTAATTTACCAGGAAAGACCACTTCAGATGCATGTGAGAATGGTGCATGCCCCAAATCATGAGTCAATGCAATGACCCTTAATATTTGTTCATACCAAGCTATCTTTTCCTTCGATAAAAAATCTGGATTTTTACTTACAACCGAGCGAAACGCTTTCGTTACTAAATGCATTACTCCCAAAGAATGACCAAAACGAGTATGCTCAGCTCCATGGTAAACTAAGTTGGTTAAAGCAAGTTGCTTAATATTTCTTAATCTTTGAAATGGAGCAGAATCAATTATTTTATTTTCAAGAGGTTTTACCTCAATAAATGCATGCACCGGGTCTCTATATCTACTAAGGCTCAAAAAACCACCTCCGCGTTCGCATACATACGCTTTAATTATAACACATGACGTTGCAAAAAGGTTATTTAATCCAACAGAAAGAGGGCCTGCTGTTAGAAATTTGGAGCACCTCAAGATCCTTGCATATGTCAGTCAAGCTCTTCATCCCCCTGGCGGCGCTTTGCGCTGCGGCGTTTTGCGCCAATAGTCCCAGCACAAGAAACACCACCCCGTGCATGTACGCGCGGGCCACGGAGTTGATGCGCTCGATCAGCTCCAGCTTCTCCGGTTCCGTGATTTTCGCTTTGGTAAGCTTTATACAGCTTATGCTGAGCATCCGGCATGGTGAGTACGGGAGAGTTTTCGATCAAAGGCAGATTAACAATTTCCTGTATAAATCAAAATCCTGTTATTAACTATTTTGATTGTCTTAACCCCTTCAGGCAGCAGCGCAGGTAATGCGTTTTGCTGAAAAGCAAATGACCATTGGTAAGCTGTAACAAAGGGATTTCCCCTTTGAATCGTCAGGTTAAAGCTGTCATAAAAATCCTGACCCAGATTAGAAAAATTTTTTCTGCTATACATTATACTTTCCATGGAAGGTGAAGTAATGTGGACATTTTTTGCCCTTCTTATATATTCGGTAATCTTAAATATTAATTCATCTCCGCAGTCACAGTACACATTATGGAGCAGTCCAACCGTTGTAAACACAATAAGAATCTCTGGAATATCTTCTAACAATCGCTCTTTGCCAAGATGAAACAGAGCATATATAGCTGGCGCATCAATAACAATCGATTCATTTTTAGGGATAAGAATTTCTGTGTTTTTACTTATTGCTTCGAGTGCAATATTTTTAATATGATTTGTTTTGACGTTGCCATTAACTTCAGTTCTCTTCTGAAGAATATCTAGTTTTCCCTCCACCTTTTGCACTAAGATATTGGATTGCTGATCCACGTGTCCGTTAGCCTTATACAAATTTAGATAATATCTAGCTTTTTCTAAATCATTATAATGGAGATATGCAACAGAGGCATAATATGCGTATATTGTTTCACCATAATAACGATATTTTTCATATATATCCAGCGCACTCCCTATAATTCCACTGAAATCATTTAGTCTTACCTTTAAATCAACTTCTATAACCTTACGAATATCCGATCCGCACTTGTATTTTACCTTATTTGAATATAGCCAATATGCTCTATCAATGTTATTAATTTTCATCAAATAATCATGGTAAGCAAGATAAAAGCTATCCGGATCTTGATTCACAAGTTCCGGCTTGTCCTTAAGGACTTCCTCATATATATTGCCTATAGAATGAACTTGCCCTGTCCTCCGATAAAAGGTTATCAAGATATTGTAGTTTATAACCGATGGCTCTTGGTTAATGATATCCCGGATCGTCTTTTCTGCTTCTGCGTATTCTCCATTCACTTCATAATAAAAGCTTTTAATTATCTGCATCTTATCGCTATGGTTCCAATATTCTGAATACTTCACAAAATAATCATTAAACCGATCCTTTGCTTTAGCATTCAAAAGAGTGGCTAGAAATTGAATAAGAATATCCTCATTATCTTTATAGATTTTATCCACAACTGGTTTCAAAGCCTGAATTGCATGCTCAGTCATACCACGCATGTTGTAAAACTCGCTGGAAATTAAAGCTTTATCCGTTTCATTTAGCATATTGATATCATTGACACTACTCTTATTCAATTGAATATTATTAATTGCCTTCATCCGGCTTATTTCATATAAGTCATCGCCACAATACTCTATGAGTTGATCGTACATCCGATCAAAATCCATGGTTCTCCTCAAGTAAAACAAACTTCTCAAATAAGGGATTGCAACTCTTGAATGGATTCCCCGCCGTACACTTCCTTTGGCTCTGGCAAATCCAGCTTCAAAATATTCTACTGCTTTACTTAAATCATTTAGATTGACGGCATTTATCTTAATCGTAATACCGTCATCCGCTTCTCCAATAGCCTTAAAGTAGGTTGCTATTCCCAGGTCCTCAATATTAAAAATATTATCATCAATTTCATATGCTCTTCGCAGTAGCCGAAGCGCATCGCCATACATTTTGTAATGCAGCGCAATTTCTCCAGTCAAACGGTAAATAAACTGACGTTGATCGTCGTCTTCAGTATTAACAATCAAATCCATATCCTCATTCAAAAGCATATCAAAAGCTCTTTCATAAGGAATTTCAGTACAAATGTTTTCAGTATAAACCTTTAAGCCAAGGAGCAGGGGATCCTCAGGAGCCATTTCATACCACTCATTAGCCGTTTTATAAGCCGATTCAAAATCACCAATATTAAATTGATAATCAACGATGCAGGATAGAAGATCTATATCATCTTTGCATTTTGGCAATTTCATGGCAGATTCAACCAAAGAAGCCGCAGAAGGGTAATCCCGAATCAGGATATAACAATAAAGCATCCCCTTTATAAGCATCTTCTTATCCTCAGTTGAGAGAGGTTCAAAAATACTCCCCTGCAGAATTCGGTTGTATTCAGCAATTGCTTCGTCTATCTGACCATTTTTCTGCAGCTTTTTGATCTCTTTTACTTTATCGTATATAGTAGAATCCTTGGAAGGAAGAGATTCAGTTGGATCTACAAGTGTCAGACACTCAGTTTTCACACTCATCATACTTTGAGGCTGATAAATTGTTCTCTGATCACTGCCTTTCAAAATCTGACTTTGTGCTTCTTGCTCATCTATTTGATCACTTACACTTATAATCTCATTGAGTATTTCACGAATACCTTTTATGTGGTCCCCGTTATCAGTGGAATATCTTAAGATCTTTACATCATATCGCTTCTCCATTTCAAGGCGTTTTTCCACCGATATATTAGCTAGTAGTATAAAATGTCTAGCTCTCAATCTTTCACTGCTTACTTCTAACACTTGCTGTATATATTCATCGTCCAAAGAGACCCCAATAAAAAGCAATACGTATCTTTCTCTAAAATGCTCAAGCACCGTTTGAAACTCTATGCTATTCTGATATAAATTATTATACGATTCCCTGGAAAGAACAATCGTTGAAGGCTTCGTATAATCTCCGTGCAGATTATATACAGCCCCATCGTGAATCACATCGTCCCACTCGTTGCTGAATTCTTTGAATAAATGTGAAATATCACTGGGACCTTTACCAACATACTCGGATAAATAGTTGTCATAGTTTGTAGTCAGATACTTGGTGCAGTTCATTTTAGCCAAATCCTTATAGATATTATCAGGCGGTTCTTCAACCTCTTTTTGTCTTTTGCGCTGGATTGCTCCGCAAATTGAGGCCTTCAAATCCTCTTCCCCGATGCCCGCTTTCCTCATCTCATCTACGGCTTCCAAATATCGATGTTCTTCGATGAGTTTTGAAATTTCTTCTCTATGCTCAGTAAGGAATTCATAATCAAATTTTCCACAAACATCATCAAGAAGTGTACCCCATCCGGGCATTTCGAAAGGAAACGACAAACCAGCTCCGACAAATGGTACGAGCTGATGCCTTCTATAAGCTTGTTTTAGTATATTCATATACTCTTTTGCCGGATGGGCCATTTCACCACTTCCTTAGATAATCGCATAATGAGAAATTTGTTGGACGGGTATGTAAGACCGGTGTCTACAAGAGCCGCATAGCTCCCACCCTTGACCTCCGGTAATCTGTGAAAACAGTTCACATGCTGGGCTCCACGCATGGATGGGCTGCCTATCACAGCCTTTATCTCTGATTTCTATTTACTGTGTTTGAAAATAGTCCTGCCAACTTCAATGATCATTTTGATTTCGTTCTGTGTCCTTCCTCTAAACGCAGCAGCCAGTTCATCTAAAGCAGAATCATATTTTGCCCGGGGATCACTCTGTAAAAGATAGTCAAAACTGGCCCCCAAGATGTTCCCAATTTGTACTAAAGTCTCAACACTTAATTTTCTTTCGCCCCGTTCAATTTGGCCAATATATGAGGGTGTTAAATTGGTTTTTTCCGCTAAGGCTTCTTGCGTTAACCCTTTATTCCGGCGTAGTCTTTTAATCTTTTCTCCCAACAACCGGTAATTCACAGCCTCAACTCCTTTACAGTTAACTATAAAGGCTGACAGCGGCCAATATAATATGCCATAAGCTTAGTTAGGTATTGCCATAAGCTCAGTAATGACTTAAAATATAGTGTATCAGAGCATTTCGGATAGACCCTGCCTGTTTATATACAGATTTAATCAAACATTACATTAGTAAAGAGGTAGTATCTGAATGGCTAATAAAATGGAATGCCATATTGTTTATGCCAAGACTCGTGCAGAGGCCGATATCATAGCCGTATACTTTAATCACCAAGGGATTCCAACAGAAGTAAAGAAGGACAATATCTTTGGTTATACAATTCTTACAAACAAAGAACATCAATTCAAAGCTCAACTGATATATCTTTCACGTTTAAACGCTAAATAATCCAGGAAAAAACCTCCGGTACGGTTAAGTATCAGAGGCTTTTCCTTTTGTTCAGTGAGCGTGCCGGTATTTATGTTTTACAGGATTCCAGCTTATATTCGCTAGCCTGCCTGGCCATTGACAACATGTGTCGCACCAAAAATTAGCATAGGAATTACTCCGGAGATGGTACATCTCCTACTTTATGCCCGGTTTATCCCGGCGCTTTCGAACCGTCCCTCTGTGCCTTCCGCTGTCGTTTATACCATATATCGGTCATTCATGCACAGAGTATCCTAAAGCCGGTTTCATTCTGATATAGTAGTTTCATGGAGCTTGTCCGGGAGCGGGAAACTCCACTACTAAAAAGGGGTGAGGCATATATGCGTTGGAAAATCTCTTGTGGCCGCGGCCGGCGGCGCTTAATCACTTCATAACTATGAAAATTATTGAAGAATGCAAATGTGCAATTCAAACGGCAAATGGATGTTTTCTCACTGCTGTAAACAAAGGTGGGATGGATGAACCTGCCAATCGACTCCCCATTCACACAGACGCAACAAAGATTGACATCTGGGAAATGTTTGAGGTCAGGGAACTACATAACGGCAGTTAACAACGGCGGAATGTCTGACAGTTCTGGAAAATCCGCTATATGCACAGATTCAACAACAGTAGGTGAGAATGAGAAATTCAAACTGATTTTCTTCTGATCCTCAACTTCAAAACAGCAAGCCGGAGGTTGGCCTCCGGTTTAATTTTTCTACACCATGGTGTCGACCGCGCGGGTCGCGATGCCTTTGCTGCTGGCATTGGAAAAGCCGGCCAGCTGCGCGGAAAGCATATATATGGCCTAAATAGTGCTGCCAAACTTCCCCGCCGGCATGGATGCCACCCCGGCTTATGCTGCCTTACCGGCCAAAGAAGAACATTTAGCCCTTTGACCGCCCTTCCCCCAGTCTCCGTGATATACTGCTTTTTTTATGTTCGCTTTTCAGTTTACCCGTACTCTGTTCCTTATTCTGTTTCTTATACAGTATACGAGCCCGATGCCCATCATGCTGCCAACAGCATCCATGGCGATATCGCTGACTTGAAAAGCCCTGCCGGGCACATAGAGCTGGTGGATTTCATCGGTTACGGCATAGGCGACACATATGGCCAGGGAGATCGCAATCGCTTTCATCCCCCTGGCGCCGCTTTGCGCTGCAGCGTTTTGCGCCAACAGTCCCAGCACAAGAAACACCACCCCGTGCATGTACTCGCGGGCCACGGAGTTGATGCGCTCGATCAGTTCCAGCTTCTGCGGTTCCGTGATTTTCGCTTTGGTAAGCTTTACCGTGGTGTCGACCACGCGGGTTACGATGCCCTTGCTGTTGGCATTGGATAAGCCGGCCGGCTGCGCGGAAAGGAGATAGATGGCCAGCATCCAGAGAAGCACGGCGAGCCAGGACAGGGTTTGTATAAGCGGGCGGTTTATATTCATTTACTCATCCTTTGTGATAGTTTCCGGACAATGTCGCTTCCCGCGACACCATCGGCATTTGCAACAACCCAATGTAGGTGCGATTTCAATCGCACACGGCGCCCCGGTGACGGACTTATTCATAAGTCTAGCTATTTGCCTGTCCCTTACTTATCATTTCACATCACCTTTTGCTTCAAGAAAGCAAGAGAATTCATCTATTTCCTTTTTTAAACGATTAAATACTTTCGGCAACTTATTTACTAATGGCGCCATTTTGGCACTAGATAGCTGAAAACTATATATATTTCTTACAATATGGCGAAAACCCCTGTATTCATCTAAATAGTTTCTTGTTTCCCTTGAAATAACGGAAGGCCTTATCAGCTCAATTTCAGTAGCCATTTGGCGTAATAGTTCTTGGTGCCAGTTTTCTCCTTTTGGTCTTGTTTGATCTACGTTTGCAGAAACCAACTCAAAGATTCTTTCAAGTGCTGTATAAAAACTATGGAGGTTTAAAGCCACGCTATCCAGATAAAATTCATCTCCTGTTCGCTTTACACGTTCCCAACCAGCCTGCGTGCGGTCAACAATTTGCTTAAGCTCATTGATTTCTTCACGAACCCTGCTCGCAAGAGTTAAATATTCTTTGTTCATACTTCAATTCCCTCGGCTTCAATGGCTCTACGCAAGGTATCACGGCAGGTTTGAGCATCAACTAAATCAACCTTGAAATCTGTAGTTAGGCCAGTTGCTACACCCACCGCTGCATAAAATTGTTCATCAGGGATGCCCCATGCAGCCAAATCAACATCGGACCAGCGTGTAAATAATGAACGTTTGGCTAAAGAACCAAACACCACTACCTTTTTGGCCCCAAAACTTTCTTTTAAAAGGGATGCGGCTCTCCTGGCCAATAGCCATGCTTCATCATAACGTTTTGATAAAGCTACATCAGCTACAGAAGTATCTTCTGTAATAGTTAAAGAATATTTATAAGTTGAGTAAGAAATCAAGTCATCGGGTTTTGTACTCATTTCAATTCCCCTCGTATAATAGTATTAGAACCACCGGACAACCAAAATTCCAATTGAGGGAAATATGGGTAATCCAGATAGGTTCGGGAACCGGTTCCCAAAGTACGGGTACCGAGACCAACAAAAATCATTTGCCTATTCCACAGCGGGTATGGTCCTGGTACCGGTCAGTCGCGCGACTACTGTATTGTGGAAATAGCCATTGAAGTGGTTGGTCAACAGTACCTGAAATATGGTGGTGATACTAAGACATTAAATAATCATACAATATCAACAATCCAAGCTCTGAACGCCATTGTGCGAATGGGCAGTGAAGTCCTCTTAGATGGGTATGGGTTGTTATGATGATAATAGCTTTTATGCCGGCCCCCCAGGTCACTGTTTAGCAGCTACCTTGGCCGGGCCGGTTTTCTGTTACCTTTTTTAGTGCATTGTTTTTCAAAATAATGATAAAATCCATCTTTGCGCGAAGGATGCGTAGCATCCGTAGAGCGCACGAATTAGTTTCGGTTATTTGTCAAGCAGTGTCTGGACATGGGCGCCTTTTTACGGGACAATGTGACCAACAAGTTGGTATGGGGATATTTCTTCTTCCCCTCGTGGAGCCTTTAGGGTTACTACTTCGTGAAGCCTGTTACCCTTGGTCCGCCGTCCTTTTCTAACCGCTGGTTGTACCCCCGGCTTTATGGTGATGGGATTTTGCAGCTTCCCATTCATGCACCCACCTGACCGGGTGAGTACTTA
This region of Pelotomaculum schinkii genomic DNA includes:
- a CDS encoding type II toxin-antitoxin system RelE/ParE family toxin gives rise to the protein MKVRYTPEALNDLQEMSDYISNVLYNPQAAARIKKSILDSCGRLKEQPFLGPSVQVKTGCKTDLRFLVCEKHLAFYRVENGYISVARIINGRQDYLRILFGDIGE
- a CDS encoding type II toxin-antitoxin system RelB/DinJ family antitoxin, with amino-acid sequence MSEYNTPNVTNAAKTSSFQMRINPEIKQKAEMIFAKYGLTLTNAVNIFIQQSLNAGGLPFLVSQENAEYLKAKAMKQLVSEVEKGWQSVKTDADWIPEDDMYSRLGVEK
- a CDS encoding type II toxin-antitoxin system RelB/DinJ family antitoxin — its product is MANTTNFSVRMDSDVKKQCEMLYGELGMNLTTAINVFLRQSLRVGGFPFEVKLGTPNNATVAAMKEAERIAVAPDAKRYSDVEEALRELKV
- a CDS encoding type II toxin-antitoxin system YafQ family toxin yields the protein MKRGLDIELLDNIIRLLARGEPLPEKNRDHALTGNWAGHRECHVQSDWLLVYRADNGVLVLTLTRTGSHSDLFGK
- a CDS encoding DUF433 domain-containing protein, whose translation is MSLLKRITTDPEVCHGAACIAGTRIPVSVILDNLAAGSSREEILKNYPSLSPADIDATLAYAALLAKEEHLAL
- a CDS encoding type II toxin-antitoxin system RelB/DinJ family antitoxin, whose product is MATTSVTIRMDENLKKQAETLFDEMGLNMTTAINIFAKAVVRQGKIPFEIAADPFLSEVNQARIRESLEQLKSGQVMVKTMEELETMADE
- a CDS encoding Txe/YoeB family addiction module toxin — protein: MSKSLTFAQNAWEDYLYWQTQDKKTLRRINQLLQDIQRNNFEGIGKPEPLKGDKTGLWSRRIDETNRILYRVTDTTIEIVQCHTHYGDK
- a CDS encoding type II toxin-antitoxin system antitoxin SocA domain-containing protein, whose translation is MVNNLRRYIKTLESICEDRKLGKKAVQKLMYLIERKGVEFDLGYNIHFFGPYSAKLDNILHRLESDEVIEIDTTGRTHTISVMDSSRCEGEELSSEDKKTVEYVISRFGNKTAFELEGIATLDYVACNLVGSEGKSDIDIINGVKRIKGTKFNNSQLSQYLEILKENHYLS
- a CDS encoding HD domain-containing protein, which encodes MSLSRYRDPVHAFIEVKPLENKIIDSAPFQRLRNIKQLALTNLVYHGAEHTRFGHSLGVMHLVTKAFRSVVSKNPDFLSKEKIAWYEQILRVIALTHDLGHAPFSHASEVVFPGKLKHEDFTEKIIKETCIADYIREIGKEYAQQYGEKYDITPELICGIYNGRDAGENSEFVFLNSFMDSELDCDKMDYLLRDSLYCGVNYGKFDVERLVSCLTVFLQEGIPRLAIEHGGVQAFEEFVLARYFMFVQVYFHRTRRFFDIIFARALEQILPNGTYPDSVDEYIKWDDSRVFQLMKEHFNDVVDCKRIIQRSVFPAILETKPHPQSGDKRYFESQKKLLFKEFGAEFFIEDYSADKMPHKIPMKVDIENEKAIVIVNKKIDQPSTISDESHIISNLTEKINIERLYVCEEKGNDAIEYLKSIN